A part of Pirellulales bacterium genomic DNA contains:
- a CDS encoding lytic transglycosylase domain-containing protein, whose amino-acid sequence MTAKQKMSKVRVAVGLLLLLPSPLLAQAQKAGAASQSVHSALCPLVEAAARANALPVNFFARLIWAESRFRPDTVGPLTSRGERAEGIAQFMPYTALEQHVDEPFDAGRALQASGKFLASLRQEFGNLGLAAAAYNAGPQRVRDFVTGVRGLPKETRNYVQTITGRSVEDWKGVRSDDATVASPATQAPITCDDIVAALERDSEESASTAAEQRRVPSWCGGLRHPDIKICGPVHLGKSGKLPNSRVNPNGHLPKLKASLR is encoded by the coding sequence ATGACCGCCAAACAGAAAATGAGCAAAGTGCGGGTTGCCGTTGGACTTTTATTGCTCCTGCCATCTCCGCTGTTAGCCCAAGCGCAGAAGGCCGGCGCCGCGTCCCAGAGCGTGCATTCGGCGCTTTGTCCGTTGGTCGAGGCGGCGGCCCGCGCCAACGCTTTACCAGTCAATTTCTTTGCGCGGCTGATTTGGGCAGAAAGCCGCTTCCGGCCTGACACCGTCGGCCCTTTAACAAGCCGTGGTGAACGCGCCGAAGGGATTGCGCAATTTATGCCCTACACGGCACTTGAGCAACACGTGGACGAGCCCTTCGATGCGGGCCGAGCGCTGCAAGCGTCAGGAAAATTTCTCGCTTCGTTGCGGCAGGAATTCGGCAATCTCGGGCTCGCTGCGGCTGCGTATAATGCTGGTCCGCAGCGGGTGCGCGACTTCGTTACCGGCGTTCGTGGTCTGCCGAAGGAGACTCGGAACTATGTGCAGACGATCACAGGGCGTTCGGTTGAGGACTGGAAAGGCGTCCGATCAGACGACGCAACGGTGGCGTCACCCGCGACGCAGGCACCGATAACTTGTGATGATATTGTCGCTGCTCTTGAACGTGACTCAGAGGAGAGTGCTTCTACCGCAGCAGAACAGCGTCGGGTGCCGAGCTGGTGCGGGGGCTTGCGCCACCCGGATATCAAGATTTGCGGACCGGTTCATCTCGGAAAGTCGGGGAAACTGCCGAACAGTCGTGTAAACCCCAACGGCCACTTGCCTAAGCTCAAGGCGTCGCTTCGCTGA
- a CDS encoding PilZ domain-containing protein yields MPLRPQDNRKALRRPVRRAAEVLLCEQASTVRCVIWDISNGGARLAVAHPLTDLPTRFTLLLSRDGRVQRSCEIVWIDKRFVGVKFV; encoded by the coding sequence ATGCCTCTCCGGCCGCAGGACAACCGAAAAGCTCTCCGACGCCCGGTACGCCGCGCGGCAGAAGTCCTCTTATGCGAGCAAGCATCGACTGTTCGCTGCGTGATCTGGGACATCTCGAATGGTGGTGCACGGCTGGCGGTCGCGCATCCACTGACGGATTTGCCGACTCGATTCACCCTCTTGCTCTCGCGGGACGGCCGCGTACAGCGCAGCTGCGAGATCGTTTGGATCGACAAGCGCTTTGTCGGTGTCAAATTCGTGTAG
- a CDS encoding glycosyltransferase family 2 protein — protein MVALSSVVLTVMAVLMAVPVFVFLVEVIAAVTGSWNSKRPLSTDQLGHHDRIAVLIPAHDESKGLLPTLEDMKPQLHPGGILLVVADNCTDDTADIARTQGAEVIERHDPSHRGKGYALDFGLLHLNSDPPDIVIMADADCRIADGAVDELARVCAATHRPVQALYLMSSPADAQINHRVAQFAWRVKNLLRPSGLKALGLPCQLMGTGMAFPWDVIRTADLASGSIVEDLKLGLDLTSSGHPPIFCPSALVTSQFASSARAASSQRERWERGHLHTIATMLPKLLFKAIVHRDCNLLALTLDLSVPPLSLLATLVGGVFAATVLFGILGYSSLPLSITTVTIVGLLLAVAIAWQSCGREILPIRSIFLMVPYIVGKLGLYRKFSKGEWVRTDRSKSE, from the coding sequence ATGGTCGCCCTCAGCTCTGTCGTTCTTACTGTTATGGCTGTGCTGATGGCTGTTCCCGTCTTCGTGTTCCTCGTTGAGGTGATCGCAGCGGTGACGGGCTCGTGGAATTCCAAACGGCCGCTCTCCACCGATCAGCTGGGCCATCACGATCGCATCGCCGTACTGATCCCGGCGCACGACGAGAGCAAAGGTCTCCTGCCAACCCTGGAGGATATGAAGCCGCAACTTCATCCCGGCGGCATATTGCTCGTCGTTGCCGACAATTGCACGGATGACACCGCCGATATCGCCCGAACGCAGGGCGCCGAAGTCATCGAGCGCCACGATCCCTCCCACCGGGGCAAGGGCTATGCGTTGGACTTCGGCCTGCTGCATCTCAATTCGGATCCGCCGGACATCGTTATCATGGCAGACGCCGACTGCAGGATCGCAGATGGCGCCGTCGATGAGTTGGCCAGAGTTTGTGCCGCAACGCACCGCCCGGTGCAGGCGCTCTACCTAATGTCGTCGCCCGCCGACGCGCAGATCAATCATCGGGTCGCTCAATTTGCCTGGCGCGTGAAAAACTTACTACGTCCGTCTGGACTCAAGGCTTTGGGCCTTCCCTGCCAGCTGATGGGTACGGGCATGGCATTCCCATGGGACGTAATCCGCACAGCGGATCTTGCCAGCGGCTCGATCGTTGAAGATCTCAAGCTTGGTCTGGATCTCACGAGTAGCGGTCACCCCCCAATATTTTGCCCATCCGCTCTGGTGACGAGCCAATTCGCATCATCCGCCCGTGCCGCCAGCAGCCAACGCGAACGCTGGGAACGTGGCCATCTCCACACGATTGCGACGATGCTCCCCAAGCTGTTATTTAAAGCGATAGTTCATCGCGACTGCAATCTCCTCGCGCTCACGCTCGACTTGTCGGTTCCTCCGCTGTCGTTACTCGCCACCCTCGTTGGCGGGGTCTTCGCCGCTACTGTACTCTTTGGGATTCTCGGCTATTCGTCCCTTCCCCTGAGCATCACCACCGTGACCATAGTTGGATTATTGCTCGCTGTTGCAATTGCTTGGCAAAGCTGCGGGCGCGAGATCCTACCAATTCGTTCGATTTTCTTGATGGTGCCGTACATTGTTGGAAAACTTGGCTTGTACCGTAAATTCTCGAAGGGAGAATGGGTCCGGACAGACCGATCAAAATCTGAGTAA